The following coding sequences lie in one Musa acuminata AAA Group cultivar baxijiao chromosome BXJ1-8, Cavendish_Baxijiao_AAA, whole genome shotgun sequence genomic window:
- the LOC103995379 gene encoding serine/threonine-protein kinase-like protein At5g23170, translating to MGTEKRSEREREIRMEEFSYEDIKTATGSFAVEQLIGKGSHGSVYRGRLRGGQVVAVKKPLGPIQSSKDEANLDNEIDILASVKNPSIVELIGVSQSPTTKLLVMEFMHNGSLHDLLHSSPSPPSWPRRALMALQAARAVLSLHETSPAVIHRDIKSANILMDGEGNAKLADFSLAVRADGFRPPNSTVPAGTIGYLDPCYAESGKLGPESDVFSFGVVLLELVSSRKVMDMERDPPSIVAWALPVIRDGRLADVCDRRVALPDYTKTPIARMLSVAERCVAEKVERRPSMGEVVRELQGVVECMMIWPWMRFKVFESVHMCVRAWRRCARKRVTTTTKIVCRDHSVDGGTEEMAMVER from the coding sequence ATGGGAACAGAGAagaggagcgagagagagagagagatcaggatGGAGGAGTTCAGCTACGAGGACATCAAGACTGCAACAGGAAGCTTTGCTGTCGAGCAGTTGATCGGTAAGGGAAGCCATGGGAGTGTCTACAGAGGCAGGCTCAGAGGCGGACAGGTCGTGGCAGTGAAGAAGCCATTGGGACCGATTCAGTCCTCTAAAGATGAAGCCAATCTGGACAACGAGATCGACATCCTCGCTTCTGTGAAGAACCCAAGCATCGTCGAGCTCATTGGTGTCAGCCAGAGTCCTACCACCAAGCTGCTCGTCATGGAGTTCATGCACAATGGCTCCCTCCATGACCTCCTCCACTCGTCCCCGAGCCCGCCTTCGTGGCCTCGACGCGCACTCATGGCTCTCCAGGCCGCTCGCGCCGTCCTTTCGCTCCACGAGACGTCGCCGGCGGTCATCCACCGCGACATCAAGTCAGCCAACATCTTGATGGACGGCGAAGGCAACGCGAAGCTGGCTGACTTCAGCCTCGCGGTGAGAGCCGACGGATTTCGGCCACCCAACTCAACGGTGCCGGCGGGTACCATCGGCTACCTGGATCCGTGCTACGCCGAGTCCGGAAAGCTTGGCCCCGAGAGCGACGTGTTCAGCTTCGGGGTGGTCTTGTTGGAGCTCGTCAGCTCCAGGAAGGTGATGGACATGGAGCGCGATCCTCCTTCGATCGTCGCGTGGGCACTGCCGGTCATAAGAGATGGTCGACTTGCCGACGTCTGCGACAGGAGAGTAGCGTTGCCGGACTACACGAAGACGCCGATCGCTCGTATGCTAAGCGTAGCCGAGCGATGCGTCGCAGAGAAGGTAGAGAGAAGGCCGTCGATGGGAGAGGTTGTGAGAGAGCTGCAAGGGGTGGTGGAGTGCATGATGATATGGCCATGGATGAGGTTTAAGGTCTTCGAGAGTGTGCACATGTGTGTCCGGGCATGGAGGAGGTGTGCCAGGAAGAGGGTCACCACTACAACAAAGATCGTTTGCAGGGATCACTCGG
- the LOC135585685 gene encoding SNF1-related protein kinase regulatory subunit beta-1-like has translation MGNVTGRDGVEDGGDEDASVRSRSDADPGSTHVRRVRSVDSVESWPPESPGRSRSPLMFAPQVPVPPLHGAADAPPVFNQLWMNEPDQLSDGPLEKGIPTLITWNRGGNVVLVEGSWDDWTSRKHLQRSGKDHAILMVLPSGVYRYKFIVDGQLKYIPDLPFVSDEMGNITNLLDVHDYVPENVESNSEFDLPPSPDSSYSWSLTDEDFAKEPPLVPSQLHLTVLGMQNTDEEASPKPQHVVLNHLFIEKGSSSQSMVALGLSHRFQSKYVTVVLYKPVRR, from the exons ATGGGGAACGTGACCGGGAGGGATGGGGTCGAGGACGGCGGCGACGAGGACGCCTCCGTTCGATCGAGATCCGACGCCGATCCCGGCTCCACCCACGTCCGCCGCGTCCGATCCGTCGACTCCGTCGAGAGCTGGCCGCCGGAGAGCCCCGGCCGCTCCCGATCCCCTCTCATGTTCGCTCCCCAG GTTCCCGTACCTCCCTTGCATGGAGCTGCTGATGCCCCTCCTGTATTTAATCAACTATGGATGAATGAGCCTGATCAACTCTCGGATGGTCCCCTTGAAAAGGGAATTCCAACACTGATAACATGGAACCGAGGGGGAAATGTTGTCCTCGTAGAAGGATCATGGGACGACTGGACTTCAAg GAAGCATTTGCAGAGGTCAGGCAAGGACCATGCCATTTTAATGGTTCTCCCTTCGGGAGTATACCGATACAAGTTCATCGTGGATGGACAATTAAAATACATTCCTGATCTTCCTTTTGTTAGTGATGAGATGGGGAACATCACTAATCTCCTTGATGTCCAT GATTATGTTCCTGAAAATGTGGAGAGCAATTCTGAGTTTGATTTGCCGCCCTCACCTGACTCCAGCTACAGTTGGTCGCTCACAGATGAAGATTTTGCCAAGGAACCGCCACTCGTTCCATCCCAGCTGCACCTTACCGTTCTTGGGATGCAGAACACTGATGAAGAAGCGTCGCCGAAGCCCCAGCACGTGGTCCTCAACCATCTTTTCATAGAGAAAGGATCCTCTTcccagtcgatggtggcccttggCCTGAGCCATAGGTTCCAGTCCAAGTATGTGACCGTCGTTCTTTACAAACCTGTGAGAAGGTGA